The following proteins are encoded in a genomic region of Magallana gigas chromosome 1, xbMagGiga1.1, whole genome shotgun sequence:
- the LOC105322717 gene encoding CDC42 small effector protein 2, with the protein MGDGLFSLMTCCVAEQPQPTKRRRRIDATMIGNPTDFRHTGHIGSGEMATKQNVCLSSLQNQMKSKGGYDHTSPVDIHLNVVDLPDRNNR; encoded by the exons ATGGGGGACGGACTGTTTTCTCTGATGACCTGCTGTGTTGCAGAGCAACCTCAGCCCACA AAGAGGCGGAGAAGAATTGACGCCACAATGATAGGGAACCCCACAGACTTCCGTCACACAGGCCATATAGGATCAGGCGAGATGGCTACTAAGCAAAATGTTTGT cTTTCTTCATTACAAAACCAAATGAAATCCAAAGGAGGTTATGATCACACATCTCCTGTGGACATCCATTTAAATGTAGTGGATTTACCAGACAGAAACAATAGATAG